TAAGGATCGTCCTCTAGAGCTTCTTCTTCTTGCCATCCAATCAAAACTGACCCCGGACAGCAATGTCCGGGTTTCGTTTTTTCCCCCACCTTTTGAGGTGGGTTTTTTGTTTTTGATCCTTTTGATGTTGACCCTGCAAAAGGCATAATACCTTCATGCGTGAAGTGGTGCTGTGTTTTCCAGTCAGAACAGATTCATCCAGAGCAATTGAAGTGCTGCTGGGCCACAAAAAGACCGGTTTTGGCAAAGGCAACATTGTGGGACTGGGAGGCGGCATCGAACCTGGTGAAATTCCAGAACAGGCGGCCCTCAGAGAACTGCAAGAAGAAAGCGGTCTGATCGGTGATCCTGAGGCCCTGGAGCATCAGGGACAGGTGATTTTTTTGTTTCCCACCCGTGAAAACTGGGACATGCGGGTGCAGCTTTTTGTCCT
This portion of the Deinococcus roseus genome encodes:
- a CDS encoding 8-oxo-dGTP diphosphatase, with translation MREVVLCFPVRTDSSRAIEVLLGHKKTGFGKGNIVGLGGGIEPGEIPEQAALRELQEESGLIGDPEALEHQGQVIFLFPTRENWDMRVQLFVLNCFEGEPTETVEIRPEWFHLDRIPFDHMWADARHWLPRVLLGERLEVQATYLEDLSVVDIQINLPDPASGS